A genomic segment from Triticum dicoccoides isolate Atlit2015 ecotype Zavitan chromosome 1A, WEW_v2.0, whole genome shotgun sequence encodes:
- the LOC119323279 gene encoding LRR receptor-like serine/threonine-protein kinase IOS1 — MQTAITPRNGSRSASSRTIELSWDAAPNHAYPDPGVIGIVYFAELEVVAGDAAARQFEMAINGKLWSKAPFTPQHLVCDAFFNSEAHRGFGGDYNITLNATANSTLLPTINAAEFFSVVSMTNVATDSKDVAAMAVIKAKYEVKKNWAGDPCAPKTLVWEGLNCSYAISMPPRITRLNMSFGGLSGGIPSHFSNLKAIKYLDLSYNNFTGPIPKALSDLPFLVVLDLTGNQLNGSIPSGLMKRIQDGSLTLRYGKNPNLCSNGGSCEPTKKNSKSMLAVYIAAPILAVVVIGALAVLLLLIMTKKQGSIKGSVKPQNEASGVHSQSRNGDTHSLLQVDNRRFTYKDLQVMTNNFKTVLGRGGFGSVYDGFLPDGTQVAVKLRSESSRQGVREFLTEAQTLTKIHHKNLVSMVGYCKDGEYMALVYEHMSEGNLEDKLRGKDSNSTSLTWRQRLRIAMESAQGLEYLHVACSPAFVHRDVKTSNILLNVNLKAKVADFGLLKAFNHDGDTHVSTTRLVGTHGYLAPEYAAALQLTEKSGVYNFGVVLLEVITGRPPILQCPKPTNIIQWVRQHLAQGNIEDVADVRIRGDYGINSVWKVTGVALKCTAQAPTQRPTMTEVVAQLQECLKLEEHHMI; from the exons ATGCAGACCGCCATCACGCCGCGCAACGGCTCCAGGTCGGCGTCGTCCAGGACCATCGAGCTGTCGTGGGACGCGGCGCCGAACCACGCCTACCCCGACCCCGGGGTCATCGGCATCGTCTACTTCGCGGAGCTGGAGGTCGTGGCCGGGGACGCCGCCGCGCGCCAGTTCGAGATGGCCATCAACGGCAAGCTTTGGAGCAAGGCGCCCTTCACGCCGCAGCACCTCGTGTGCGACGCCTTCTTCAACAGCGAGGCCCACCGTGGGTTCGGCGGCGACTACAACATCACCCTCAACGCCACGGCCAACTCCACGCTGCTGCCCACCATCAACGCCGCCGAGTTCTTCTCCGTCGTCTCCATGACCAACGTCGCCACGGACTCCAAGGATG TTGCCGCCATGGCTGTGATCAAGGCCAAGTATGAGGTGAAGAAGAACTGGGCGGGTGACCCGTGCGCTCCCAAGACTCTCGTGTGGGAAGGGCTGAACTGCAGCTATGCCATTTCAATGCCTCCAAGAATCACAAGATT AAATATGTCATTTGGCGGTTTGAGCGGCGGCATACCATCTCATTTCTCCAACCTCAAAGCAATCAAGTATTT GGACTTGTCGTACAACAACTTTACAGGACCAATTCCTAAGGCTCTTTCAGACCTACCCTTCCTCGTTGTGCT GGACTTGACTGGCAACCAGCTTAATGGATCCATCCCCTCTGGGCTTATGAAGAGAATACAAGACGGCTCCCTAACTCTAAG ATACGGCAAAAATCCAAACCTTTGCAGCAACGGCGGCTCTTGCGAGCCCACCAAAAAGAATAGCAAATCCATGCTTGCCGTGTACATTGCTGCTCCAATACTTGCAGTTGTGGTGATAGGAGCACTGGCAGTGCTACTTCTTCTCATAATGACAAAAAAGCAAG GATCCATAAAGGGCAGTGTGAAGCCACAGAACGAGGCTAGTGGCGTGCATTCGCAGTCGCGGAACGGCGACACGCACAGCCTACTGCAGGTGGACAACCGCCGGTTCACGTACAAGGACCTGCAGGTCATGACGAATAACTTCAAGACGGTGCTCGGCCGGGGAGGGTTCGGCTCCGTGTACGATGGCTTCTTGCCGGATGGTACGCAGGTGGCGGTCAAGCTGCGGTCTGAGTCCTCCAGGCAAGGCGTCAGAGAGTTCCTCACAGAG GCTCAGACCTTGACAAAGATTCACCATAAAAATCTTGTATCCATGGTTGGTTACTGCAAAGATGGGGAGTACATGGCGCTTGTCTACGAGCATATGTCTGAAGGAAACCTCGAGGACAAACTTAGAG GGAAAGATAGCAATAGTACATCTTTAACTTGGAGGCAGAGGCTTCGTATTGCAATGGAGTCGGCCCAAG GGCTGGAATATCTACACGTTGCATGCAGCCCAGCCTTTGTGCATCGGGATGTAAAGACATCAAACATCCTATTGAATGTGAATCTCAAGGCCAAGGTCGCTGACTTTGGCTTACTCAAGGCTTTCAATCATGATGGTGACACACATGTATCCACAACCAGGCTGGTTGGCACACATGGCTACCTTGCCCCTGA GTACGCGGCAGCCCTGCAGCTCACTGAGAAAAGTGGCGTATACAACTTTGGTGTCGTGTTGTTGGAAGTTATAACGGGGCGACCACCCATCCTACAATGCCCAAAACCAACTAATATCATCCAATGGGTTCGACAACACCTTGCACAGGGCAACATTGAAGACGTCGCAGACGTTCGGATACGAGGTGACTATGGTATCAATAGTGTCTGGAAGGTCACGGGCGTCGCGCTCAAATGCACTGCGCAAGCTCCTACTCAGCGACCCACGATGACCGAGGTGGTAGCACAACTACAAGAGTGTCTCAAGCTAGAGGAACATCACATGATTTGA